TCGCGTTATGTTGTTGAGAACGAAACAGTTAGCGGTGTCCTCTGTTGGGGTGGCCGCGCTGTGTTGCGCCCTTGTGCTCGCTCTTGGGGCCGGCTGTCGCAAGAGCGGGCGCGAGCTGACTCAGGAGCAGCATGAGCAGGAGGAGTTGCTTCAGCGGGCGGAGTGGGAGTTCCAGCAGGCCGAAGCTCGGGCGCGTAACCTGTTCGACGTCGGCAAGGAGCACGCGAAGAACAAGCGTTACAGAGACGCCGTGGATGCTTGGGCTACGGCTGTCCAGGTCGACGAGCGGGTCAAGCTGAACGTCATGCTCGCCAAGAACCTCATGGCGGGAACGATGCTCGAGGAAGCCCACTTCCAGATGCACCGGCCCCACGTCGACATGAGGTATCCGGCGATGGCCAAGGAGAAGGTCGACCTCATCCTCGACCCCGCCAACGAGTTCATGGCCAAGCACGTCACCAAGGCCAACGAGGCCCGGCGCGAGTACGACTGGATCAAGCAAGGCTGGGAGCAGTACGACCAGGCCAAGCGGTGGGTCGAGGGGGGAAAGATCCCCGAAGGCCGCGTCCTGCTCGAGAGCATCTGCAAGAACTACCCGAAGACGCCGCTTGCCGACGTGGCGATGACTCTGGCGCAGAAGTACAAGCCGAAGAAGGAACTCAAGCCTCTATAGCGAGCGGCGCCAGAACGACACTCTCCCGCCCTTGAGCTCCGCCCGATCTCCGACCTTGATCCCGTTGCGTTTGAACCAGCCTTGGTTCATTTCGAGCGCATCGCGGTACTGGACATTGGGCCCGACTGCGGTCTCGTCGAGCGGCACCATGTCTCTCACGTCGACAATGACGCCGTCGTCTCGGATGAACGCAATGGAGAGCGGCAGGGTCGTGTTGCGCATCCAGAAGTGGGTGCGGTGGTTGGCGGGGTAGGTGAAGTACATGCCGTGGTCGGCGGCGAGTGAGTTGCGGAACATGAGGCCCTGGCGGCGCGTCTCGTTGGTGTCGGCGATCTCGACTGTTGCCTCCGGGTCAAGCTTGGACCACGTGAGATCGGCGCCGCTCTCGGACGGCTGGTCCGATTCGGTGTCGGTGGTCTGGACCGTGGCCTCCGGATCGAGCTTGGAACACTTGAGATTGGCGCCGTTCTCGGGCGGCTCGTTCGATCTGGAGGCGAGATGCCGGATCGCGATGATGCACGCTACGACGACGCACAAGGCAATGATCGCGTAGAATCCTCTACTCCGTTTCGGTCTGAGCATCGTC
This sequence is a window from Verrucomicrobiota bacterium. Protein-coding genes within it:
- a CDS encoding DUF192 domain-containing protein codes for the protein MLRPKRSRGFYAIIALCVVVACIIAIRHLASRSNEPPENGANLKCSKLDPEATVQTTDTESDQPSESGADLTWSKLDPEATVEIADTNETRRQGLMFRNSLAADHGMYFTYPANHRTHFWMRNTTLPLSIAFIRDDGVIVDVRDMVPLDETAVGPNVQYRDALEMNQGWFKRNGIKVGDRAELKGGRVSFWRRSL